A portion of the Blastopirellula sediminis genome contains these proteins:
- the glsA gene encoding glutaminase A — protein sequence MNDHLDALLKKMKSAASPLRDMLKQLHAEFKDNHDGTVASYIPELAKANPDWFGISLVSIDGQAVDVGDSNQQFTIQSVSKAFMFGMAIEDHGRDHVLSKIGVQPIGEAFNSITLDEATNRPFNPMINAGAIAAADLIHGKDFPERVARMLKMFSTYCGRQVYVDNTVYHSEKKTGHRNRAIANLMLNFGMISEQLDDTLDLYFQQCSILVTSHDLAMMGATLANGGVNPVTGERAISAEYVKDVLAVMHTCGMYDYAGEWAFRVGIPAKSGVGGGIVSVVPGEVGIGTFSPRLDAKGNSVRGIQFYKALAEKYGLHAFEAKSERTSLLSQL from the coding sequence ATGAACGATCACCTCGACGCACTGCTGAAGAAGATGAAGTCGGCCGCTTCGCCGCTTCGCGACATGCTGAAACAATTGCACGCCGAGTTCAAGGACAACCACGACGGCACGGTCGCCAGCTACATTCCGGAACTCGCCAAAGCGAATCCTGACTGGTTCGGCATTTCGCTCGTCTCGATCGACGGGCAAGCGGTCGACGTCGGCGACAGCAATCAGCAGTTCACCATCCAATCGGTCTCCAAAGCGTTCATGTTCGGCATGGCGATCGAAGACCACGGCCGCGATCACGTCCTCTCCAAGATCGGCGTCCAGCCGATCGGCGAAGCGTTCAACTCGATCACCCTCGACGAAGCGACCAATCGCCCTTTTAATCCGATGATCAACGCCGGCGCGATCGCCGCCGCCGACTTGATTCACGGCAAAGACTTCCCGGAGCGCGTCGCACGGATGCTGAAGATGTTCAGCACCTACTGCGGCCGCCAGGTCTACGTCGACAACACCGTCTATCACAGCGAAAAGAAAACCGGCCATCGCAACCGCGCGATCGCCAACTTGATGCTCAACTTCGGCATGATCAGCGAACAGCTGGATGACACGCTTGATCTCTACTTCCAGCAGTGCAGCATCCTGGTCACCAGCCATGACCTGGCGATGATGGGCGCCACGCTCGCCAACGGCGGCGTCAATCCGGTCACGGGCGAAAGGGCGATCTCGGCCGAATACGTCAAAGACGTCCTCGCCGTGATGCATACTTGCGGCATGTACGACTACGCCGGCGAATGGGCTTTCCGCGTCGGCATCCCCGCCAAAAGCGGCGTCGGCGGCGGCATCGTCTCGGTCGTCCCCGGCGAAGTCGGCATCGGCACCTTTTCGCCTAGACTCGACGCCAAAGGAAACAGCGTCCGCGGCATCCAGTTCTACAAAGCGCTGGCCGAGAAATATGGCCTGCACGCCTTCGAAGCGAAGAGCGAAAGAACGTCGCTGCTGAGCCAACTCTAG
- a CDS encoding sulfatase, which yields MPRLNLVLAALLAAVCFASAAVAQEKRPNVLFIAVDDLRTELGCYGDDWIHSPNIDRLAASGTVFTRAYCQQAVCSPSRTSLMTGLRPDSTRVYDLVTHFRKNIPDVVTLGQHFKQNGYYSVSMGKIYHGGYDDLPTWSEPARKPKGGNGYVLPENKVLLNEKRVAAKAKGLKGTALSRAVRGPATEMADVPDNAYTDGAIAELAVKSLRELSKRDEPFFLAVGFVKPHLPFNAPKKYWDMYDPAKIELAANPFPPKNVTPYSLTTWGEMRVYEGIPKKGDLTEDQARQLKHGYYASVSFTDANVGKLLDELDKLKLTDDTIVVLWGDHGWKLGEHNCWCKHTNFENDANAPLIIRAPGQKSPGAKSEALVEFVDIYPTLCELADLSLPERLEGTSAAPLLDTPDAKWKSAAFSQYPRGNIMGYTMKTDQYRFTAWKNKKTGEVVATELYDHQVDPAENENVAGEAENAQLVAKLQERLDAGWKDAKPK from the coding sequence ATGCCTCGACTGAATTTGGTCCTCGCGGCGCTGCTCGCCGCGGTCTGTTTCGCCTCCGCCGCCGTCGCCCAGGAGAAGCGGCCCAACGTCTTGTTTATCGCGGTCGACGACCTGCGGACCGAGCTCGGTTGCTACGGAGACGACTGGATCCATAGCCCGAACATTGATCGTCTCGCCGCCTCGGGAACCGTCTTTACGCGGGCCTATTGCCAACAAGCGGTTTGCTCGCCGTCGCGGACCAGTTTGATGACCGGGCTTCGTCCTGATTCGACGCGTGTCTACGACCTGGTGACTCACTTCCGCAAGAACATCCCTGACGTGGTGACCTTGGGTCAGCACTTCAAGCAGAACGGTTACTACAGCGTCAGCATGGGGAAGATCTATCACGGCGGCTATGATGACCTGCCGACTTGGAGCGAACCGGCCCGCAAACCGAAAGGAGGCAACGGTTATGTGTTGCCAGAAAACAAAGTGCTGCTCAACGAGAAGCGGGTCGCCGCCAAAGCCAAGGGGCTGAAGGGAACCGCGCTGAGCCGCGCTGTTCGCGGTCCAGCGACCGAAATGGCGGACGTGCCAGACAACGCTTATACCGATGGCGCGATCGCCGAACTGGCGGTGAAGTCGCTCCGCGAGTTGAGCAAGCGAGACGAACCGTTCTTTTTGGCCGTCGGCTTTGTGAAGCCGCACCTGCCGTTCAACGCGCCGAAGAAGTACTGGGACATGTACGATCCGGCGAAGATCGAACTGGCCGCCAATCCGTTTCCGCCGAAGAACGTGACGCCGTACTCGCTGACGACTTGGGGCGAAATGCGCGTCTACGAGGGGATCCCGAAGAAGGGAGATCTGACTGAGGACCAGGCCCGCCAGCTGAAGCATGGCTACTATGCCAGCGTCAGCTTTACGGACGCGAACGTCGGCAAGTTGCTGGATGAACTCGACAAGCTGAAGCTGACCGACGACACGATCGTCGTGCTGTGGGGAGACCATGGCTGGAAGCTGGGAGAGCACAACTGCTGGTGCAAACATACGAACTTTGAAAACGACGCCAACGCGCCGCTGATCATTCGCGCTCCCGGCCAAAAGTCCCCCGGCGCCAAGAGCGAAGCGCTGGTGGAGTTCGTCGACATCTACCCGACGCTCTGCGAACTGGCCGATCTTTCGCTGCCGGAACGCTTGGAAGGAACGAGCGCCGCGCCGCTGCTCGATACTCCCGACGCCAAGTGGAAGAGCGCAGCGTTCAGCCAATACCCGCGCGGCAACATCATGGGCTACACGATGAAGACCGACCAATATCGCTTCACCGCGTGGAAGAACAAAAAGACCGGCGAAGTGGTCGCGACCGAGTTGTACGATCACCAGGTCGACCCGGCCGAAAACGAAAACGTCGCCGGCGAAGCGGAGAACGCCCAACTGGTGGCGAAGCTGCAAGAGCGATTGGACGCAGGATGGAAAGATGCGAAGCCGAAGTAG
- a CDS encoding cupin domain-containing protein — MNRFTKTVLFSLGLVVVVGLGVAWAHEDGVLKVTVVAKSTKSWDGEPLPAYPSGQPEITILRIIIPAGEKTPLHTHGVINAGVLLRGELVVHKEEGKSLTLKAGDSLIELVNKPHWGQNDGKVDAEILVFYAGVEGKGITNILDDHAEHDKPAKKE; from the coding sequence ATGAATCGTTTCACGAAAACCGTCTTGTTCTCTCTCGGCCTCGTCGTAGTCGTTGGGCTCGGCGTCGCGTGGGCTCATGAAGATGGCGTGCTGAAGGTCACCGTGGTGGCCAAGAGCACCAAGTCTTGGGATGGCGAGCCGCTGCCGGCCTATCCGTCCGGTCAGCCGGAGATCACGATTCTGCGGATCATCATCCCGGCCGGCGAGAAGACGCCGCTCCATACGCACGGCGTCATCAACGCCGGCGTGCTGCTGCGAGGCGAACTGGTCGTTCACAAGGAAGAGGGCAAGTCCCTCACGCTGAAGGCCGGAGACTCGCTGATCGAACTGGTCAACAAACCGCACTGGGGCCAAAACGACGGCAAAGTCGATGCCGAGATCCTCGTCTTCTACGCCGGCGTCGAAGGAAAAGGCATCACCAACATCCTCGACGACCACGCCGAGCATGACAAACCGGCCAAGAAGGAATAG
- a CDS encoding MinD/ParA family ATP-binding protein has translation MAQIVSIHSFRGGTGKSNTTANLAVTIARRGYRVAVVDTDIQSPGVHVLFRLDEKQITHSINDYLWGKCEIEKAAYDMTTSVIGSVGEKDERPRLFLVPASIDSGEIGRILKEGYDVGMLNDGFKRLIRELNLDFLLIDTHPGVNEETLLSIVVSNKLVLVMRPDSQDFQGTAVTLELARRLDVAEILLVINKIPPGMDRELLRQKVEQAYDADVAAMLPMNYEIVHLASSGIFSNRYPDHPFTIELQNVANALIQ, from the coding sequence TTGGCCCAAATCGTTTCGATTCATTCCTTTCGTGGTGGAACCGGCAAGTCGAACACGACCGCCAATCTCGCCGTGACCATCGCTCGCCGTGGTTATCGCGTGGCCGTCGTCGATACCGACATTCAATCCCCCGGGGTCCACGTCCTGTTTCGCTTAGACGAAAAACAGATCACCCACTCGATCAACGATTACCTCTGGGGAAAGTGCGAGATCGAGAAAGCCGCCTACGACATGACGACCAGCGTGATCGGCTCGGTCGGCGAAAAGGATGAACGCCCGCGGCTCTTTCTGGTTCCGGCCAGCATCGACTCCGGCGAGATCGGCCGCATCTTGAAAGAAGGTTACGACGTCGGCATGCTCAACGACGGGTTCAAACGCCTGATCCGCGAGTTGAACCTCGACTTCCTCCTGATCGACACTCACCCCGGCGTCAACGAAGAAACGCTTCTCTCGATCGTCGTCTCCAACAAGCTGGTGCTGGTGATGCGTCCCGATAGTCAAGACTTCCAAGGGACCGCCGTCACGCTGGAACTCGCCAGACGTTTGGACGTCGCCGAAATCCTGCTGGTCATCAACAAGATTCCGCCGGGGATGGATCGCGAACTCCTTCGCCAAAAGGTGGAGCAAGCGTACGACGCCGACGTCGCCGCGATGTTGCCGATGAATTACGAAATCGTCCATCTGGCGAGCAGCGGAATCTTTTCCAATCGCTATCCGGATCACCCTTTTACCATCGAACTGCAAAACGTCGCCAACGCTTTGATCCAATAA
- a CDS encoding transposase, with protein MLNRAVGRMPLFERPSDYDAFVSVISDTWRIVPLPIFAMTLMPNHWHFVVRPEDDTQVQEFFRRLTVTHTMRWHAHHETSGTGHLYQGRFKSFPVATDEYFLSVIRYVERNALRACLVSSAVNWRWSSAWYRQQPTADRPVWLCDPIEPQLPCDLQDWLDAPQSEAEAASIGECIRKGSPFGSESWVSECAVRLGLVTTMRRRGRPRNSD; from the coding sequence GTGCTGAATCGCGCGGTCGGCAGAATGCCGCTCTTTGAAAGACCAAGCGACTACGATGCGTTTGTCAGCGTTATAAGCGATACCTGGCGGATCGTTCCTCTCCCAATCTTCGCCATGACGCTCATGCCCAATCATTGGCATTTCGTCGTTCGACCTGAAGACGATACGCAGGTACAAGAGTTCTTTCGACGACTCACCGTCACGCATACCATGCGCTGGCACGCTCATCACGAAACGAGCGGTACCGGTCATCTCTACCAGGGGCGATTCAAGTCGTTCCCTGTTGCGACTGACGAATACTTCCTGTCGGTGATTCGCTACGTGGAGCGGAATGCACTACGTGCATGTCTTGTCAGCTCAGCGGTGAATTGGCGATGGAGTTCGGCTTGGTATCGGCAACAACCGACTGCGGATCGCCCAGTGTGGCTTTGTGATCCGATCGAACCGCAGCTCCCTTGTGATTTGCAAGATTGGCTTGATGCTCCGCAGAGTGAAGCCGAAGCGGCGAGCATCGGCGAGTGCATTCGCAAAGGTTCGCCGTTTGGAAGTGAGTCTTGGGTTTCGGAGTGTGCCGTTCGGCTTGGGCTGGTGACGACGATGCGTCGTCGTGGGCGGCCTCGGAACTCTGATTGA
- a CDS encoding FHA domain-containing protein produces MSAGNPENPTVTLELLDSSQGTPLQTWTFHDCAEITIGRSDDNDIHLADPQVSRLHAKLTLEDGQWTLHSLGRNGTRLGGKLIVSEVLDEQARFQLGGSGPTLRFSAKSAAKTYSATIDNIDPSAFDFLVIDERKKSEEIQQIVEGEAFQQLQEQAKRLRENQ; encoded by the coding sequence ATGTCCGCAGGAAACCCAGAAAACCCCACCGTCACGCTAGAGTTGCTTGACTCGTCGCAAGGTACCCCGTTGCAAACGTGGACTTTCCACGACTGCGCTGAGATTACGATCGGACGAAGCGACGACAACGATATCCATCTGGCCGATCCTCAAGTCTCGCGGCTGCACGCCAAACTGACGCTCGAAGATGGCCAATGGACGCTCCATTCGCTCGGCCGCAACGGCACGCGTCTCGGCGGCAAGTTGATCGTCTCCGAAGTCTTGGACGAACAAGCGCGATTCCAACTTGGCGGCAGCGGTCCAACCCTTCGCTTTTCGGCGAAGAGCGCGGCGAAGACCTACTCGGCGACGATCGATAACATCGACCCGAGTGCGTTTGATTTTCTGGTGATCGACGAGCGGAAGAAATCGGAAGAGATTCAGCAAATCGTCGAAGGGGAGGCGTTCCAACAACTGCAGGAACAAGCGAAGCGGCTTCGCGAAAACCAATAA